One region of Chryseobacterium muglaense genomic DNA includes:
- the coaD gene encoding pantetheine-phosphate adenylyltransferase, which translates to MKIAVFPGSFDPITLGHYDIIERAAALFDKVIIAIGQNSQKKYMFPIEKRMEFIQNSVAEFPNVEVDYFEGLTVDYCFEKNAQFILRGLRNPADFEFEKAIAHTNRTLAHKKLETVFLLTSSGKSFISSSIVREIINHGGEYELLVPEAVRVEHK; encoded by the coding sequence ATGAAAATTGCTGTTTTTCCGGGTTCTTTTGACCCGATTACTTTAGGACATTACGATATTATTGAAAGAGCGGCGGCGCTATTCGACAAAGTAATTATCGCCATTGGTCAAAATTCTCAGAAGAAATATATGTTTCCGATTGAAAAAAGAATGGAATTCATACAAAATTCGGTGGCAGAATTCCCTAATGTTGAAGTAGATTACTTTGAAGGTCTAACGGTAGATTATTGCTTCGAAAAAAATGCCCAATTTATTTTAAGAGGCTTAAGAAATCCTGCCGATTTCGAATTTGAAAAGGCAATTGCTCATACCAACCGTACTTTAGCTCACAAAAAACTCGAAACTGTTTTCCTATTGACTTCATCAGGAAAATCATTCATCAGCAGCAGCATCGTAAGAGAAATCATCAACCACGGTGGCGAATACGAACTTTTGGTTCCGGAAGCGGTAAGAGTTGAGCATAAGTAA
- a CDS encoding four helix bundle protein, whose product MDFNQIFRNRTKNFSLSIIKLLSPLPYSDAVSVIRKQIIRSATSVAANYRAVSRARSDKERFAKICIVVEEIDETQLWLEIIEELEYVDSEKLLAIKSECEELVKVMTTYKFKLSQNI is encoded by the coding sequence ATGGATTTTAATCAAATCTTTAGAAATAGAACGAAAAATTTCTCATTATCAATAATAAAATTACTTTCACCATTACCTTATTCTGATGCCGTTTCAGTGATTAGAAAACAAATCATAAGATCTGCAACTTCTGTTGCCGCAAATTACAGAGCAGTTTCACGAGCAAGGTCTGATAAAGAACGATTTGCAAAGATTTGTATTGTGGTTGAAGAAATAGACGAAACTCAACTTTGGCTGGAGATTATTGAAGAGCTCGAATATGTAGATTCAGAAAAATTATTAGCTATAAAATCAGAATGTGAAGAATTAGTCAAAGTAATGACAACTTATAAATTTAAATTATCACAGAATATTTAA
- a CDS encoding trimeric intracellular cation channel family protein — protein MHEQINFAIEILGTISFSMSGSFAAMQKRLDPFGVLIIAFVTSVGGGTVRDLLLDVPVFWMHDLLMCGVILITSIFSMVFKSIEKNFKVTLFIFDSFGLGLFTLIGVQKGLNADIHPLICIGLGTITGCFGGIIRDILLNRIPLIFRKEIYASACIIGGATFLLLTTFTNLSYTIIQIFTILLIVAIRTLAVKYHWQMPKFYGYNNDAEM, from the coding sequence ATGCACGAACAGATCAATTTTGCGATAGAAATTCTCGGTACAATATCTTTTTCGATGTCGGGAAGTTTTGCGGCAATGCAAAAAAGACTAGATCCGTTCGGAGTTTTGATCATTGCCTTTGTAACATCTGTTGGCGGAGGAACGGTAAGAGATTTACTGCTCGATGTTCCCGTATTTTGGATGCACGATCTTCTGATGTGTGGTGTGATTTTGATAACTTCTATTTTTTCGATGGTCTTTAAATCAATCGAGAAAAACTTTAAAGTAACTTTATTTATTTTCGACAGCTTCGGATTGGGATTATTTACCCTTATCGGTGTTCAAAAAGGATTAAACGCAGACATCCACCCTTTAATTTGCATCGGGCTAGGAACTATTACCGGTTGTTTCGGTGGAATTATTCGGGATATTTTACTCAATAGAATTCCTTTAATTTTTCGAAAAGAAATTTATGCAAGCGCCTGTATTATTGGCGGAGCAACTTTTCTATTACTGACTACATTTACCAATCTTTCTTATACAATTATTCAGATTTTCACTATTTTATTGATTGTTGCCATCAGAACATTAGCTGTAAAATATCATTGGCAAATGCCTAAATTTTATGGTTATAATAATGATGCTGAAATGTAA
- a CDS encoding DUF2892 domain-containing protein, producing MNKYIKIIVAALLIIGGLYMMFFTRNLGWGIVVFLLAALPIFLFFKNENILLAFWQLRKQDMIKASKFLNNIKDYKTELHKNQYGYYHYLQGLVLAQEHPTQVEPLMKKALDYGLNMKHDRAMATLNLAAGAISKGRRQEGQKLLEEAKKLDSAGMMADQIKMLKDQLKMPTMQKHMHNPNMRNRGKF from the coding sequence ATGAATAAGTACATAAAAATCATAGTTGCGGCACTTCTAATCATCGGAGGTCTTTATATGATGTTTTTCACAAGAAATTTAGGCTGGGGAATTGTAGTTTTCCTCTTGGCAGCATTGCCGATCTTCTTATTTTTTAAGAATGAAAATATTCTTTTAGCTTTCTGGCAGTTGAGAAAACAAGACATGATTAAAGCTTCAAAATTTTTAAATAATATTAAAGATTATAAAACTGAACTTCATAAAAACCAATACGGATATTATCATTATTTACAAGGTTTGGTTTTGGCTCAGGAACATCCTACACAAGTAGAACCTTTGATGAAAAAAGCTTTAGATTATGGTTTGAATATGAAGCACGATCGTGCAATGGCGACGCTTAACTTGGCAGCCGGAGCAATTTCTAAAGGTAGAAGACAGGAAGGACAAAAACTTTTGGAGGAAGCAAAAAAATTAGACTCTGCAGGAATGATGGCTGATCAAATAAAAATGTTAAAGGACCAACTGAAAATGCCAACGATGCAAAAGCATATGCACAATCCTAATATGAGAAATAGAGGAAAGTTTTAA
- a CDS encoding dihydrofolate reductase — MTTIVVAMGEKNEIGSGNQLLWHLPKDLKHFKDLTSGHPIIMGRKTYESIGKALPNRTNIVVSRKKNWFQEGVLIVGSLKEAVKFAKKIDENIFIIGGGNVYEQTMEIADRLEVTLVKANLEADTYFPKINSEFWKMTSEICHEKDEKNQYDFCFQTYEKVVG; from the coding sequence ATGACAACAATTGTGGTGGCAATGGGAGAAAAAAATGAGATTGGTTCTGGTAATCAGTTATTGTGGCACCTTCCGAAAGATTTAAAACATTTTAAAGACTTAACTTCGGGACACCCGATCATCATGGGTAGAAAAACCTATGAAAGTATTGGAAAAGCGCTTCCCAACCGTACCAATATTGTTGTTTCAAGAAAGAAAAATTGGTTTCAGGAAGGGGTTTTAATTGTTGGAAGCCTTAAAGAAGCCGTGAAATTTGCAAAAAAAATTGACGAAAACATCTTCATCATCGGTGGCGGAAATGTCTACGAACAAACTATGGAAATTGCAGACCGTCTTGAAGTCACTTTGGTAAAAGCAAATCTTGAAGCTGATACTTATTTCCCAAAAATCAACAGTGAATTTTGGAAAATGACTTCTGAAATCTGCCACGAAAAAGACGAAAAAAACCAATATGATTTCTGTTTTCAGACTTACGAGAAAGTTGTTGGTTAA
- a CDS encoding LemA family protein translates to MKNKGCLSAGTIGIALLIIVGVLFFWGKNGYNNFVAQEQKVDAKWSNVQTVYQKRANLIPNLERTVKSYSKFEQETLTKVVEARSKATSINIDPSNLTEADMAKFQAAQGELSGALSRLMAVVESYPNLKADQQYINFQREYIAIENSIRTETVYYNDAARDYNILIKQFPNNILANFTNFKEKPLFKAQAGAENAPSVFTE, encoded by the coding sequence ATGAAAAATAAAGGTTGTTTGAGCGCCGGAACCATCGGTATTGCTCTTCTTATTATCGTTGGAGTACTTTTTTTCTGGGGAAAAAACGGATACAATAATTTTGTAGCACAGGAACAAAAAGTTGATGCAAAATGGTCTAACGTACAAACCGTTTATCAGAAAAGAGCCAACTTAATTCCCAATTTGGAAAGAACAGTAAAATCATATTCAAAATTTGAGCAGGAAACTTTGACTAAAGTTGTGGAAGCCCGTTCAAAAGCAACCTCTATCAACATCGACCCTTCTAATCTTACCGAAGCAGATATGGCTAAGTTCCAGGCTGCACAAGGTGAATTGTCTGGAGCTCTAAGCCGACTAATGGCAGTGGTAGAATCTTATCCTAATCTGAAAGCAGATCAGCAATACATTAACTTCCAGAGAGAATATATTGCCATAGAAAACAGCATCAGAACCGAAACCGTGTATTATAATGATGCTGCAAGAGATTATAATATTTTAATCAAACAGTTTCCTAATAATATCTTAGCAAATTTTACCAATTTCAAGGAAAAACCTTTATTTAAAGCACAAGCTGGAGCAGAAAATGCACCAAGCGTATTTACAGAATAA
- a CDS encoding TPM domain-containing protein: MSRFLTNQQIDSLVEAIQSAEQHSTGEIRVHIDSTTDHQIAETAFEVFKELCKDKTTEKNAVLFHVNFEKKYLTIIGDTGIHEKVHQSYWDHLHDYITSEFSKGHFYQALKSGILETGLELKKYFPLKGENHNELPNEITFS, translated from the coding sequence ATGAGCCGTTTTTTAACAAATCAACAGATAGATTCTTTAGTAGAAGCGATTCAGTCGGCAGAGCAACATTCTACCGGAGAGATTCGTGTGCATATTGATTCTACTACAGATCATCAGATTGCAGAAACAGCTTTCGAGGTTTTTAAAGAATTGTGTAAAGATAAAACCACAGAAAAAAATGCGGTTTTATTTCATGTAAATTTTGAAAAAAAATATCTAACAATTATCGGCGATACCGGAATTCACGAAAAAGTGCATCAATCATATTGGGATCATCTGCATGATTATATCACGTCAGAATTTTCAAAAGGTCATTTTTATCAGGCTTTAAAAAGTGGAATTTTGGAAACCGGTTTAGAATTAAAAAAATACTTCCCATTAAAGGGAGAAAACCACAACGAATTACCCAATGAGATTACATTCTCTTAA
- a CDS encoding TPM domain-containing protein, protein MRLHSLKIFFTFILGCCYSFLSAQYIIPEKPAVLYPVYDEANLLTAQEKNELNNKLIKFADSTSTEIEIIIIPSTKGEDVNYLATMFGEKWGIGKKDVDNGVVFLIAKDDRTMSIQQGRAVEQYLTASVAGQILDYIVTPNFRQGKWYEGINGGTNAIMEAVQGKFKPIANKNKSGDISVTKLLIIAFVIFIILAIFFGNRGGGNDDDDDITISRRGRRNYPGGFFPFPFPGSFGGGFGGGSSRGGGGGFGGFGGGGSFGGGGASGGW, encoded by the coding sequence ATGAGATTACATTCTCTTAAAATATTTTTCACATTCATTTTAGGTTGCTGTTATAGTTTTTTATCAGCACAGTACATTATTCCCGAGAAACCGGCTGTTTTGTATCCTGTTTACGATGAAGCCAATTTGCTTACGGCGCAGGAAAAAAATGAACTGAATAATAAACTCATCAAATTTGCAGATTCTACCTCAACGGAGATCGAGATTATCATCATTCCATCCACAAAAGGCGAAGATGTCAATTATCTGGCGACGATGTTTGGCGAAAAATGGGGAATCGGCAAGAAAGATGTAGACAACGGAGTAGTATTTCTGATTGCTAAAGACGACCGAACGATGTCTATTCAACAAGGGAGAGCAGTTGAACAATATTTAACTGCTTCAGTTGCCGGACAGATTTTAGATTATATCGTTACTCCCAATTTCAGACAGGGAAAATGGTATGAAGGCATTAATGGCGGAACCAATGCCATCATGGAAGCGGTTCAGGGAAAATTTAAACCGATTGCCAACAAAAACAAATCGGGAGATATAAGTGTTACAAAACTACTCATTATTGCTTTCGTTATTTTCATTATTCTCGCTATCTTTTTCGGAAATCGAGGTGGCGGAAACGATGACGACGATGACATTACAATAAGTCGTAGAGGGCGAAGAAATTATCCCGGAGGATTTTTCCCATTCCCTTTTCCAGGAAGTTTTGGCGGTGGATTCGGTGGCGGAAGTTCTCGAGGTGGCGGTGGCGGCTTTGGAGGATTCGGTGGTGGCGGAAGTTTTGGCGGTGGTGGAGCTTCTGGTGGATGGTAA
- a CDS encoding TIR domain-containing protein: MTNNKPNIFIASSQEALKFAKAVNIRLESIGVIKQWDNAFELSSITITKLIEKTNNVDYAVFVLHGDDESVLRDTSYNTVRDNVLFELGLFIGKLGLENCFILAPKSLDQNFKFRIPTDLSGITIAFYDTAISPIDAVTASCAKIEFAIEELEKTKKMILEKSAKPTEDINRTLNHYQSLLWQSGQEKDTLTKRLSELEPLIMSDLSSKLRTATPREILEWENGAKESYLEETKIPTRKVYYTNVNMLLPPLYGANSLDIIVEKGCEVKFVNLGHSTLYYMDGFRKIGLHI, translated from the coding sequence ATGACTAATAACAAACCTAATATATTCATAGCATCTTCACAAGAAGCTCTTAAATTTGCTAAAGCAGTTAATATTAGACTTGAAAGCATTGGCGTTATTAAACAATGGGACAATGCTTTTGAATTATCTTCAATTACAATTACAAAATTAATAGAGAAAACTAATAATGTTGATTATGCAGTTTTCGTTTTACACGGTGATGATGAATCAGTTCTAAGAGATACATCTTACAATACTGTTAGAGATAATGTTCTATTTGAATTAGGACTTTTTATTGGCAAACTAGGATTAGAAAACTGCTTTATTTTAGCACCTAAAAGTCTTGATCAAAATTTTAAGTTTAGAATTCCAACTGATTTAAGTGGTATTACTATAGCTTTTTATGACACAGCAATTTCTCCTATAGATGCAGTAACGGCATCATGCGCCAAAATTGAGTTTGCAATAGAAGAATTAGAAAAAACAAAAAAAATGATTTTAGAAAAATCAGCAAAACCAACTGAAGATATTAATAGAACACTAAATCACTATCAATCTTTGCTTTGGCAATCTGGACAAGAAAAAGATACCTTAACGAAAAGACTCTCAGAATTGGAGCCTTTAATAATGAGTGATTTAAGTTCAAAATTGAGAACTGCTACTCCTAGAGAAATATTAGAATGGGAAAATGGAGCTAAAGAAAGCTATCTAGAAGAGACCAAAATACCAACTAGGAAAGTTTACTATACAAACGTAAATATGCTTCTCCCTCCTCTATATGGAGCAAATTCATTAGATATAATTGTAGAAAAAGGTTGTGAAGTCAAGTTCGTTAATTTAGGTCATAGTACACTATATTACATGGATGGTTTTAGAAAAATTGGACTACATATCTAA
- a CDS encoding NAD(P)H-dependent oxidoreductase, which produces MKKTLVVFAHPYLEHSNSNIELINFYVRHQHFTLRDLYEEYPDFHIAAFRERKRLQNYDRFIFQFPIIWFGIPPLLKLWIDEVFDRNWIKEGENNPLENKDVYIVVTTGGKERSFSKEGTYKYTIDELISGLIVSLNVFNANIKDITIVYEANKLSKKEIILQKKKFVETLNQ; this is translated from the coding sequence ATGAAAAAAACGCTGGTGGTTTTTGCCCATCCTTATCTGGAACATTCAAACTCTAATATAGAGTTGATTAATTTCTATGTTCGTCATCAGCATTTTACCCTTCGTGATTTGTACGAAGAATATCCCGACTTTCATATTGCCGCTTTCAGAGAACGAAAAAGGCTTCAGAATTATGACCGTTTTATTTTTCAGTTCCCTATTATTTGGTTCGGAATTCCACCTTTATTAAAATTGTGGATTGATGAAGTATTCGACAGGAACTGGATCAAAGAAGGCGAAAATAATCCACTTGAAAACAAAGATGTTTATATCGTTGTGACGACCGGCGGAAAAGAAAGGTCTTTTTCTAAAGAAGGAACTTATAAATATACCATCGACGAATTAATTAGCGGACTGATTGTTTCTTTAAATGTTTTCAACGCCAATATCAAAGACATCACCATTGTTTACGAAGCCAATAAACTGTCAAAAAAAGAAATTATTTTACAGAAAAAGAAATTTGTAGAAACCCTAAATCAATAA
- a CDS encoding monovalent cation:proton antiporter-2 (CPA2) family protein, whose translation MESSLAMNTLLFLGVAIIMVPLARKFGLSSVIGYILGGIIIGPYVLKLTGNDVDGIMHASEFGVIMLLFLVGLELEPRKFWEMRKKIVGLGLTQMILTISILFLIFIWAGWKVDKAIAIAMCFALSSTAIVLQTLQEKNNLKTSAGEASFSTLLFQDIAVIPILAVLPVIANYKARHHDNEVQILIQNLPEWLQAATVIFGVAILILLGRYVFVPFLRYVSKAGMTELLTASSLFLVIGVSELMVAIGLSPALGAFLAGVMLANSEFRHELEAHIDPFKGLLLAVFFVSVGSTMNFNVIAQDPVFIFSTVFVVLAVKFFVLYAIGKFFKIDTPQSLFYAFALSQVGEFAFVLINYASDLYLFNAEMNAQMMAVTAITMCITPILLIINDKLITPKFIKEIPEVKSDFDILDGSISQKKIIIVGFGHFGSTVGRLLKANKISATVLDRDSDRVKLLRSYGFKVYYGDATRIPVLRAAGIEEAEILVLCLDDPDDNKFVAELVREQYPNVKIFVRAKNRIDAYEYLDKGIDNIYRETLGTAVEMAVDVLQETGMRKYAARRLGQRFMAIDKASIRKLAKSKDDEDIRLFTTKEILQREEDLLAYDNLNFENKDWETSSADEDDDEETPE comes from the coding sequence ATGGAATCTAGCTTAGCGATGAACACCTTACTTTTTTTGGGAGTTGCCATTATTATGGTTCCGCTCGCAAGAAAATTTGGTTTAAGCTCGGTGATTGGTTACATTTTAGGTGGAATTATCATTGGGCCATACGTTTTAAAACTTACAGGAAATGATGTCGACGGCATTATGCACGCCAGTGAATTTGGGGTTATCATGCTGCTTTTTTTGGTAGGATTAGAATTGGAACCCAGAAAATTCTGGGAAATGCGGAAGAAAATTGTAGGGCTGGGTCTTACTCAAATGATTCTTACCATTTCTATACTTTTTCTTATTTTCATTTGGGCTGGTTGGAAAGTCGATAAAGCGATTGCCATTGCGATGTGTTTTGCTTTATCATCAACCGCAATTGTACTTCAGACGTTACAGGAAAAAAACAATCTGAAAACATCCGCCGGAGAAGCATCTTTTTCCACACTTTTATTTCAGGATATTGCTGTAATTCCTATTTTGGCTGTTTTACCAGTTATTGCCAATTACAAGGCGAGACATCACGATAATGAAGTTCAGATTTTAATTCAGAACCTTCCGGAATGGCTTCAGGCAGCAACTGTAATTTTTGGTGTTGCTATTTTAATTTTATTAGGGAGATATGTTTTCGTTCCTTTTTTAAGATACGTTTCAAAAGCAGGAATGACGGAACTATTAACTGCCTCTTCCCTATTCTTGGTAATAGGAGTTTCAGAATTAATGGTTGCTATTGGGTTATCTCCCGCTTTAGGAGCCTTTTTAGCAGGTGTCATGTTAGCAAACAGTGAATTTCGTCATGAGTTGGAAGCACACATCGATCCGTTTAAAGGACTTCTTCTTGCTGTATTTTTTGTAAGTGTGGGTTCTACGATGAATTTTAACGTCATTGCTCAAGATCCTGTTTTCATTTTCAGTACTGTTTTTGTGGTTTTAGCGGTGAAATTCTTTGTGCTTTACGCAATTGGAAAATTCTTTAAAATTGATACTCCACAAAGTTTATTCTATGCTTTTGCTCTTTCTCAGGTTGGAGAATTTGCTTTTGTATTAATCAATTACGCCTCAGACCTTTATCTTTTTAATGCCGAAATGAATGCTCAGATGATGGCGGTAACGGCAATCACAATGTGCATTACACCTATTCTTTTAATTATTAATGACAAACTGATTACCCCAAAATTCATCAAAGAAATTCCGGAAGTAAAATCAGATTTTGATATTCTTGACGGCAGTATTTCTCAGAAAAAAATCATCATTGTTGGTTTTGGTCATTTTGGAAGCACTGTCGGAAGGCTTCTTAAAGCCAATAAAATCTCAGCTACTGTTCTCGACAGAGATTCTGATAGAGTAAAGTTATTGAGAAGTTACGGTTTTAAAGTTTATTATGGAGATGCTACAAGAATTCCGGTTTTAAGAGCGGCAGGAATTGAAGAAGCAGAAATTTTGGTTTTATGTCTTGATGATCCGGATGATAATAAATTTGTTGCAGAATTGGTTCGTGAGCAATATCCAAATGTCAAAATATTTGTCCGTGCCAAAAACAGGATTGATGCATACGAGTATTTAGACAAAGGAATTGATAATATTTACCGTGAAACTTTAGGTACTGCGGTTGAGATGGCTGTGGATGTTTTGCAGGAAACCGGAATGCGAAAATATGCCGCACGCCGTCTTGGGCAAAGATTTATGGCAATCGACAAAGCATCAATCCGAAAACTGGCAAAATCAAAAGATGACGAAGACATCCGTCTTTTTACCACAAAAGAAATCCTCCAGCGAGAGGAGGATTTATTAGCTTATGATAATTTAAATTTTGAAAATAAAGATTGGGAAACCTCATCAGCAGATGAAGACGATGATGAAGAAACCCCGGAATAA
- a CDS encoding head GIN domain-containing protein, translating into MKYTAILLLSGLVIFTSCKKNENRDQKSTWLPDVTNKDHGSLKQKEFKGDFNEIEVSQAIEAEIIKSDVERVVISAPANIIDEVLVDNKGGELHIHYKTGVRVMNTNNVKAKIYAKDFTKLEANSAAIIIVRDQFTQEKTDIEISSAAHISGKIEANDLDIDAGSSATFKGQIWAVNLDIEASSAADVTISGKTKNANLTSSSGSGISAKDVIAENVKAEASSGASVEIGVSSKFDGHASSGGSVKGIKKGNVTTVSKEESSGGSVDLQ; encoded by the coding sequence ATGAAATACACAGCAATTTTACTTCTTTCAGGATTAGTGATTTTCACTTCTTGCAAAAAAAATGAGAACAGAGACCAGAAATCTACTTGGTTGCCAGATGTTACCAATAAAGATCACGGTTCTTTAAAACAAAAAGAATTTAAAGGTGATTTTAATGAAATTGAAGTTTCTCAGGCTATTGAAGCAGAGATTATTAAATCTGATGTTGAAAGAGTAGTAATTTCTGCGCCTGCAAATATTATTGATGAAGTTTTGGTTGATAATAAAGGCGGTGAGCTTCATATTCATTATAAAACCGGAGTGCGTGTAATGAATACCAATAATGTAAAAGCAAAAATTTATGCTAAAGATTTTACAAAACTTGAGGCAAACTCTGCAGCTATTATTATTGTAAGAGATCAGTTCACTCAGGAGAAAACAGATATTGAAATTTCAAGTGCAGCTCATATTTCGGGGAAAATTGAAGCCAATGACCTTGATATTGATGCCGGAAGCAGCGCCACTTTCAAAGGACAAATCTGGGCGGTAAATCTTGATATTGAAGCTTCTTCTGCTGCAGATGTCACAATTTCCGGAAAAACTAAAAATGCTAATCTTACTTCATCGTCAGGAAGCGGTATTTCTGCAAAAGATGTTATTGCTGAAAATGTGAAAGCCGAAGCTTCAAGCGGAGCAAGTGTAGAAATCGGAGTTTCTTCAAAATTTGACGGTCATGCATCTTCCGGTGGAAGTGTAAAAGGAATCAAAAAAGGAAATGTAACTACCGTAAGTAAGGAAGAAAGCAGCGGCGGAAGTGTCGATCTACAATAA